One genomic segment of Komagataella phaffii GS115 chromosome 4, complete sequence includes these proteins:
- a CDS encoding Peroxisomal 2,4-dienoyl-CoA reductase, auxiliary enzyme of fatty acid beta-oxidation, with protein MPENKVTSVFSDSGVTLPLSDPHHVNVDALSLFSLKGKVASITGSSAGIGLAVAEAYAQAGADVAIWYNSTPVAEKVKEISTKYGVRCRAYKCSVGDFSAVKSTIEQQIEDFGKIDVFVANAGVAWSSGAILDLPHEEAIAEWEKVFKLDVDAVFYCAKVIGQYFREHKKGSFIITASMSGHVVNYPQLQAPYNAAKAAVLQFSKSLAVEWSEFARVNTVSPGYIKTELTKFADVELRQKWWSIIPQGREGLPQELVGAYIYLASDASSYTTGADIRVDGGYTAP; from the coding sequence ATGCCCGAAAATAAAGTTACGAGCGTATTCTCCGACAGCGGAGTAACATTGCCATTGTCTGACCCACATCATGTGAATGTCGATGCTCTGTcgttgttttctttgaagggAAAAGTAGCCTCAATCACTGGTTCATCCGCTGGAATCGGGCTTGCTGTTGCCGAAGCTTACGCTCAGGCAGGGGCTGATGTGGCCATTTGGTATAACTCGACACCAGTAGCTGAAAAAGTGAAGGAAATCTCCACCAAGTATGGTGTTAGGTGTAGAGCCTACAAGTGTTCAGTTGGGGATTTCTCTGCTGTCAAATCAACCATAGAACAGCAGATTGAAGATTTCGGAAaaattgatgtttttgTCGCCAATGCCGGAGTGGCTTGGAGCTCGGGAGCAATCTTGGATTTACCTCATGAGGAAGCAATTGCAGAATGGgagaaagttttcaagttggaTGTCGATGCCGTGTTCTATTGCGCAAAGGTCATCGGACAATATTTCAGAGAACATAAAAAGGGTTCTTTCATAATTACAGCATCAATGTCTGGTCATGTTGTCAACTATCCTCAATTGCAGGCACCCTACAATGCAGCCAAAGCCGCTGTATTacaattctccaaatctttggcTGTTGAATGGTCTGAGTTTGCCAGAGTGAATACAGTATCTCCAGGCTACATAAAAACTGAATTGACCAAGTTTGCTGACGTCGAACTTCGTCAAAAATGGTGGTCCATTATCCCTCAGGGAAGAGAGGGTCTTCCACAAGAACTAGTGGGTGCCTACATTTATCTTGCCAGTGACGCATCTTCCTACACAACTGGTGCCGATATTCGTGTTGATGGGGGTTACACGGCACCTTAG